In Tessaracoccus sp. MC1865, the DNA window GGCCAAGGACTGCGGGAAAAGCTAGAGGAGAAACCAAGGTGAAGATCACCGTTGTTGCGTTGGGGAAGATTGGTCTACCGCTAGCGGTGCAGTTCGCTGACGCGGGTCACGAGGTCATCGGTGCGGACGTGCAGCAGGGCGTCGTGGACCTGGTCAACCAGGCGACCGAGCCGTTCCCGGGTGAGGCGCACCTGCAGGAGAAGCTCTCCGAGCTGGTGCCCGCCGGCCGCCTGCGCGCCACCACCGACACCAGCGCGGCCGTGGCGGAGTCTGACGCCGTCGTCGTGGTGGTCCCGCTCTTCGTCAACGAGGAGGGCATCCCGGATTTCGAGTGGATGGACAACGCCACGCGCTCCATCGCCGCCGGCCTGAAGCCCGGCACGCTGGTCAGCTACGAGACAACTCTTCCCGTGGGGACCACCCGCAGCCGTTGGAAGCGCATGCTGGAGGAGGGGTCCGGGCTCAAGGAGGGCCTCGACTTCCACCTGGTGTTCTCCCCGGAGCGGGTCCTCACCGGCCGAGTGTTCGAAGACCTGCGCAAGTACCCCAAGCTGATCGGTGGCCTCTCGGAGGAGGGCGCCAGGCTCGCCAAGGAGTTCTACGAGGCCGTTCTGAGCTTCGACGAGCGCCCGGACCTGCCGCGCGGCAACGGCGTGTGGGACCTGGGTTCCGCCGAGGCCGCAGAGATGGCCAAGCTGGCGGAGACCACCTACCGCGACGTGAACATCGGCCTGGCGAACGAGTTCGCCAAGTTCGCCGGCAAGAGCGGCATCGACGTCTACCAGGTCATCGAGGCCTCCAACTCGCAGCCCTACTCCCACATCCACCGTCCCGGTATCGCCGTGGGTGGGCACTGCATCCCGATCTACCCGCGCCTGTACCTGTGGACGGATCCCGACGCCACCGTCGTGGAGACGGCCCGCAAGGCAAACGCAGCGATGCCCGCGTACGCCGTCTCGATGCTGGCCGATGTCGCCGGCGACCTGAGCGGCAAGCGCGTCGCCGTGCTGGGCGCCTCGTACCGCGGCGGCGTGAAGGAGACGGCGTTCTCCGGGGTGTTCCCGGTGGTCGCCGAGCTCCGCGAGCGCGGCGCCGAGGTGGGCGTCCATGACCCGATGTACACCGACGAGGAACTGGCCAAGTACGGCTTCGCGCCCTACCACCTGGGCGAAGAGGCGGACTACGCGGTCGTTCAGACGGACCACATCGAGTACCGCACCCTCACCAAGGAAGACCTGCCTGGCGTGAGCGCCATCGTCGACGGGCGACGCAGCCTCGACCCGGTGGACTTCCCCGGCGTCGACATCCGGGTCATCGGCCTCGGCTGATCCCACACCAACGACATCACCCGGCCTGATCCAGGCCGGATGATCGTTTTTTGGGCGTGGAGCCCCCAACCGTGAGGCGGGCCGGCCTCAGCCGGCGAAGTTGAGGAGCGCCTCGATGACCCGCTCGGAGGCATGGCCGTCGCCGTAGGGCTGGCCCAGGTCCGTGG includes these proteins:
- a CDS encoding nucleotide sugar dehydrogenase, producing MKITVVALGKIGLPLAVQFADAGHEVIGADVQQGVVDLVNQATEPFPGEAHLQEKLSELVPAGRLRATTDTSAAVAESDAVVVVVPLFVNEEGIPDFEWMDNATRSIAAGLKPGTLVSYETTLPVGTTRSRWKRMLEEGSGLKEGLDFHLVFSPERVLTGRVFEDLRKYPKLIGGLSEEGARLAKEFYEAVLSFDERPDLPRGNGVWDLGSAEAAEMAKLAETTYRDVNIGLANEFAKFAGKSGIDVYQVIEASNSQPYSHIHRPGIAVGGHCIPIYPRLYLWTDPDATVVETARKANAAMPAYAVSMLADVAGDLSGKRVAVLGASYRGGVKETAFSGVFPVVAELRERGAEVGVHDPMYTDEELAKYGFAPYHLGEEADYAVVQTDHIEYRTLTKEDLPGVSAIVDGRRSLDPVDFPGVDIRVIGLG